A genomic segment from Sphingopyxis sp. DBS4 encodes:
- a CDS encoding aromatic-ring-hydroxylating dioxygenase subunit beta, with protein MSSEVAQWTAIQRFLGREAAALDAKDWDSWIDLYHPDAEYWVPAWDDSGRLTEDPRREISLIYYPTRAGLEDRVYRIRTGRSSASSPAPRTSHIFCLLAVDHEDDVIRARTNWSVTSVLEDRPTVYSGSAIYDLEPMGDAFVIKRKYTVVINDLAQTMLDVYSI; from the coding sequence ATGAGCAGCGAAGTTGCGCAATGGACCGCGATCCAGCGATTTCTCGGGCGCGAAGCGGCCGCTCTCGATGCCAAGGATTGGGATAGCTGGATCGATCTATATCATCCCGATGCCGAATATTGGGTCCCCGCGTGGGATGACAGCGGCCGATTGACCGAGGACCCAAGGCGCGAGATTTCGCTGATCTATTATCCGACCCGGGCAGGGCTCGAGGACCGCGTCTATCGCATTCGGACGGGCCGGTCGTCGGCCAGTTCGCCGGCCCCGCGCACTTCCCATATCTTTTGCCTGCTCGCGGTCGACCATGAGGACGACGTCATTCGGGCGCGGACGAATTGGTCGGTGACCTCGGTCTTGGAGGATCGGCCGACGGTCTACAGTGGGTCGGCCATTTACGATCTCGAACCGATGGGCGACGCCTTTGTGATAAAACGCAAATATACCGTCGTCATCAACGACCTCGCGCAGACGATGCTCGATGTCTACAGCATTTGA
- a CDS encoding aromatic ring-hydroxylating dioxygenase subunit alpha: MFTDDAFYKAEQEHLFRGPTWNFVALEAEVPNPGDFKSTFIGDTPVVVTRDKDQSLHVVVNRCAHRGATVCRARQGNVPHLECVYHQWAYELNGDLMGVPFRRGIKGKGGMPADFDLKQHGLVKLRVEALNGLVFATFSQEVEPLTDYLGPLITKHVERIMCRPIKILGNQRQFIHGNWKLYAENTRDPYHASLLHLFHNTFGLYRSTQTGECLMDESKRHSFLYSKAGSNDAARDSEVYQDSRSFDTSFSLQDPSLLAGRSEFPDGITLVILALYPNLILQQISNTLAVRQIVTHGPDSFELVWTQFGYADDDAEMDAIRLKQSNLIGPAGMISMEDGEAVEIVQQAVSSDRKARSYIAMGGGGADDADHLVTEGAIIGFWQNYREMVGIEERVS, encoded by the coding sequence GTGTTCACGGATGATGCCTTTTACAAGGCCGAACAGGAGCATCTCTTCCGCGGCCCCACCTGGAACTTCGTTGCGCTCGAGGCCGAAGTCCCGAACCCCGGTGATTTCAAATCGACCTTCATCGGCGACACGCCGGTCGTTGTGACGCGGGACAAGGACCAGAGCCTCCATGTCGTTGTGAACCGCTGCGCGCATCGCGGCGCGACGGTATGCCGCGCACGCCAAGGCAATGTGCCGCATCTCGAATGCGTTTATCATCAATGGGCTTATGAATTGAACGGAGACCTCATGGGCGTCCCGTTCCGCCGCGGGATCAAGGGCAAGGGGGGGATGCCGGCGGATTTCGATCTCAAGCAACATGGCTTGGTCAAGCTGCGCGTCGAAGCGTTGAATGGGCTGGTTTTCGCGACATTCTCGCAAGAAGTGGAGCCGCTGACGGACTATCTCGGTCCGCTCATCACCAAGCATGTCGAGCGGATCATGTGCCGCCCGATCAAGATATTGGGCAATCAACGCCAGTTCATCCACGGCAACTGGAAGCTATACGCCGAAAATACGCGCGACCCCTATCACGCAAGCCTCCTCCATCTGTTTCACAATACTTTCGGCCTCTATCGTTCGACGCAAACCGGCGAATGCCTGATGGACGAGAGCAAGCGGCATTCGTTCCTTTATTCGAAGGCGGGCAGCAACGACGCGGCGCGCGACAGCGAAGTCTATCAGGACTCGCGCAGCTTCGACACGAGCTTCTCGCTCCAGGATCCGTCGCTGCTCGCGGGCCGGAGCGAGTTTCCGGACGGCATCACCCTCGTCATCCTGGCCCTTTATCCCAACCTGATTTTGCAGCAGATCTCGAACACGCTCGCGGTTCGCCAGATCGTCACCCACGGACCGGATTCGTTCGAGCTCGTGTGGACCCAATTTGGCTATGCGGACGATGATGCGGAGATGGACGCGATCCGCCTCAAGCAATCGAACCTCATCGGACCGGCGGGCATGATCTCGATGGAGGATGGCGAGGCGGTCGAGATCGTGCAGCAGGCGGTCAGCTCGGACAGAAAGGCAAGATCCTATATCGCGATGGGCGGCGGCGGCGCCGATGATGCGGATCATCTTGTCACGGAAGGGGCCATCATCGGCTTCTGGCAAAATTACCGCGAGATGGTGGGAATCGAAGAGAGGGTCTCATGA
- the bphC gene encoding biphenyl-2,3-diol 1,2-dioxygenase: MVGVTELGYLGLSVSDLDAWKSFACGVGGMEYVDEGEGDRAYLRMDKWHHRITLHADGGDDLAYLGWRVAGPVEFDEIVEKLTVQNIEVEIASDEAARERRVLGLAKLKDPGGNPTEIFFGPQVDNYRPFHPGRPMFGRFVTGAEGIGHCILRQDDVAAAVRFYQLLGLRGSVEYHLALPNGDVAAPYFMHCNDRQHSVAFGLGPMDKRINHLMLEYSELDDLGLAHDSVRERKIDVALQLGKHANDEALTFYCANPSGWLWEFGWGAKKAGPQQEHYLRDLFGHGNEAEGYGMDIPLG, translated from the coding sequence ATGGTGGGCGTGACCGAGCTGGGTTATCTAGGCTTGTCGGTATCTGATCTGGATGCATGGAAGAGCTTCGCGTGCGGCGTCGGCGGCATGGAATATGTCGATGAAGGCGAAGGCGACCGCGCGTATCTGCGAATGGACAAATGGCATCACCGCATCACGCTGCATGCTGATGGCGGTGACGATCTTGCCTATCTTGGCTGGCGCGTTGCGGGTCCGGTAGAGTTCGACGAAATTGTCGAGAAGCTGACAGTCCAGAATATCGAAGTCGAAATAGCGAGCGACGAAGCGGCGCGCGAGCGCCGGGTCCTCGGCTTGGCCAAGCTCAAGGATCCGGGCGGTAATCCCACCGAAATCTTCTTCGGCCCCCAGGTCGACAATTACCGCCCTTTTCATCCCGGCCGCCCGATGTTCGGTCGTTTTGTTACCGGCGCCGAAGGGATCGGCCATTGCATCCTGCGTCAAGATGATGTGGCCGCAGCGGTTCGCTTTTATCAGCTGCTCGGGCTGCGGGGCTCGGTCGAGTACCACCTCGCTTTGCCGAACGGTGATGTCGCTGCCCCCTATTTCATGCATTGCAACGACCGGCAACATTCCGTGGCTTTCGGCCTCGGTCCGATGGACAAGCGGATCAACCATTTGATGCTCGAGTACAGCGAGCTCGACGATCTTGGCCTTGCCCACGACTCGGTGCGCGAACGAAAGATCGATGTCGCACTCCAGCTCGGAAAGCACGCGAACGACGAAGCGCTGACATTCTACTGCGCAAATCCGTCAGGGTGGCTGTGGGAATTTGGCTGGGGAGCGAAAAAGGCGGGCCCGCAGCAGGAACATTATCTGCGCGACCTCTTCGGCCATGGAAATGAAGCCGAGGGCTACGGAATGGACATCCCCCTCGGCTGA
- a CDS encoding 2-hydroxychromene-2-carboxylate isomerase — MTATIDFYFDFISPFSYLAQLRLPEIARRHGRALAYHPIDIPEAKIAAGNYGPSNREVPAKIKVLTADLQRWARRYDVPLTFPSSFECGGWNTAAIFAARHGAAEGFVRDAYRRIWGLGIDPRDRDELRASAATAGLEADAVMAFVDSKEGKRAYREARSKAYARGVFGAPLMFVDDQIFWGNDRLDFLEEHVRTN; from the coding sequence ATGACCGCCACCATTGATTTCTACTTCGATTTCATCAGCCCGTTCAGCTATCTCGCACAGTTGCGTCTGCCGGAGATTGCGCGTCGGCACGGCCGGGCGCTCGCCTATCATCCCATCGACATCCCCGAAGCAAAGATTGCGGCGGGCAATTACGGCCCGTCCAACCGCGAGGTGCCGGCGAAGATAAAGGTTCTGACCGCGGATCTGCAGCGTTGGGCTCGGCGGTACGACGTGCCGCTTACCTTTCCATCGAGCTTCGAGTGCGGAGGCTGGAACACAGCCGCAATCTTCGCGGCCCGTCACGGTGCCGCCGAAGGCTTCGTGCGGGATGCCTATCGGCGCATCTGGGGCCTCGGAATCGATCCGCGAGACCGGGACGAATTGCGCGCCTCGGCGGCAACGGCGGGTCTCGAAGCCGATGCCGTCATGGCCTTCGTGGATTCGAAAGAGGGCAAGCGCGCCTATCGCGAAGCGCGGTCGAAAGCTTACGCCCGCGGCGTATTCGGCGCGCCGCTTATGTTTGTCGACGACCAGATATTCTGGGGAAACGACCGGCTGGATTTTCTTGAAGAGCATGTGCGGACGAATTGA
- a CDS encoding aromatic-ring-hydroxylating dioxygenase subunit beta, whose translation MDLSTLPRTELLREVTDLIALHAELIDDDQLEAWPDLFVEDCHYSVLPRENADRGLPVATIFCDSRGMLVDRIVSLRRANIFPVHHYRHIISTSRIHEVRSDAVVAHTNYLVLQTRNTGRSFVYNAGKYVDEIVFSSGKFLFRSKKAIFDTDLIDTLMVRPI comes from the coding sequence ATGGACCTTTCCACTCTGCCTCGCACCGAGCTCCTCCGGGAAGTGACGGACCTTATTGCCCTGCACGCCGAGCTGATTGACGACGATCAGCTCGAAGCGTGGCCCGATCTGTTCGTCGAGGACTGCCACTATTCCGTATTGCCGCGAGAGAATGCCGACCGCGGATTGCCGGTTGCGACGATCTTCTGTGACAGCAGGGGCATGCTTGTAGACCGCATCGTCTCGCTCCGGCGCGCCAACATTTTTCCGGTCCATCACTATCGACACATCATCAGCACCAGCCGCATTCACGAGGTTCGTTCAGATGCGGTTGTGGCACATACAAACTATCTAGTGCTCCAGACAAGAAACACCGGCCGATCATTTGTGTATAATGCTGGTAAATATGTCGATGAAATAGTGTTTTCGTCCGGGAAATTTCTTTTTCGGTCAAAGAAGGCGATTTTCGACACGGACCTGATCGACACTTTGATGGTCCGCCCCATTTAG
- a CDS encoding non-heme iron oxygenase ferredoxin subunit has translation MERLRLCPIDAPQDGEPVAIPAGAFPALAVYNVDGQIYVTANTCTHGNAQLTDGYQDGATIECPYHGGAFDIPSGAATTYPCQIPLKTYEVTIEDGWVTIDAPGAPES, from the coding sequence ATGGAGAGACTTCGCCTGTGCCCAATTGACGCCCCCCAGGACGGCGAGCCGGTTGCGATACCGGCAGGCGCCTTCCCGGCGCTCGCGGTCTATAACGTCGATGGCCAGATTTATGTCACGGCCAACACATGTACGCACGGCAACGCGCAGCTTACCGATGGCTATCAGGACGGTGCGACGATCGAATGCCCCTATCATGGCGGCGCCTTCGACATTCCGAGCGGAGCCGCGACAACTTATCCCTGCCAGATCCCGCTTAAGACCTATGAAGTGACGATCGAGGACGGCTGGGTGACGATCGACGCTCCCGGTGCGCCGGAGAGCTGA
- the gstA gene encoding glutathione transferase GstA, producing MLLYYAPGLCSLAPHIALRRIGAEFDIEKVDMPTRRTEHGADFRSIKPSGKIPALLLDSGELLTETIAILLYVADLAPRAGLAPPAGTIARYTLTDSLSFIASELHKSFVPLFSKTAGPEIRAEAKRDVMHHLQALDLELTDKNYCFGDAFTVADAYLYCILGWPSRVEIGLAGFPALTRYRARMEEEPGVLEAVRAESLK from the coding sequence ATGCTCCTTTACTATGCGCCTGGCCTTTGCTCGCTGGCACCGCACATCGCGCTGCGCCGGATAGGGGCAGAGTTCGATATTGAAAAAGTCGACATGCCCACGCGCAGAACCGAGCATGGCGCCGACTTCCGGTCGATAAAGCCTTCGGGAAAAATCCCTGCTCTCCTTCTGGATTCGGGCGAGCTTCTCACAGAGACGATAGCGATCCTTCTCTATGTTGCCGACCTGGCACCGCGCGCGGGGCTCGCCCCGCCGGCCGGAACAATCGCTCGCTACACGCTGACGGACAGCCTGAGCTTCATCGCCTCCGAGCTGCACAAGAGCTTCGTGCCGCTCTTCTCCAAAACCGCGGGGCCGGAGATCCGCGCTGAGGCAAAGCGGGACGTCATGCACCATCTCCAAGCGCTCGACCTGGAATTGACCGACAAGAATTATTGCTTCGGGGACGCCTTCACCGTGGCCGACGCCTATCTCTATTGCATCCTCGGGTGGCCCTCTCGAGTGGAGATCGGTCTCGCGGGCTTCCCCGCTTTGACGCGCTACCGCGCCCGGATGGAAGAGGAGCCCGGTGTCCTCGAAGCCGTGCGAGCCGAGAGCCTGAAGTGA
- a CDS encoding Rieske 2Fe-2S domain-containing protein has product MLQPDGNGAAVAELESLRSRIDAWLVKDEGSGRFQIDREAFTDADVFALELKYIFERNWVFIAHESQVAKPNDFLTTFIGRQPVILTRDRAGELHCLINACAHRGARVCREKSGNRRNFTCPFHGWTYNPAGQLLDVTDEAGGGYAPGFKREDYGLEHVARIEIYRGFIFASLNPEVVPLEDYLAGAKTFIDLMVDQSVEEKLEVLPGATRYRYRGNWKLQVENGLDGYHIGTVHANYFMTVARRVDGTSKNDTRAFDFGRWAQLEGGSFSFDNGHCVLWNDYANYQDRPNYEILDWLKRERGEERATWMNGRIRNLELFPNVFLMDQTSTQIRIIRPISVDETEVTTYCIAPVGESDDARALRIRQYEDFFNASGMATPDDLTEFNNCQVGFGGGAGRMNDMSRGSTRWVQGVSSHGEALGVDAILSGTAVADEGLYVAIHDEWILRMRGAIASEEAERALPPKPEMAK; this is encoded by the coding sequence ATGTTGCAACCTGACGGAAACGGCGCAGCCGTGGCAGAGCTTGAATCACTGCGTTCGCGTATCGATGCATGGCTCGTAAAAGACGAGGGAAGCGGCCGCTTTCAGATCGACCGGGAGGCCTTTACCGACGCGGACGTGTTCGCTCTCGAGCTGAAATATATCTTCGAGCGCAACTGGGTCTTCATTGCGCACGAGAGCCAGGTCGCAAAGCCGAACGACTTTCTCACGACTTTTATCGGCCGCCAGCCCGTCATCCTGACCCGCGACCGGGCCGGGGAATTGCATTGTCTGATCAATGCCTGCGCGCACCGCGGCGCGCGCGTTTGCCGCGAGAAGAGCGGAAACCGCCGCAACTTCACCTGCCCCTTCCACGGTTGGACCTATAATCCCGCGGGCCAACTCCTCGACGTGACAGATGAGGCTGGGGGTGGCTACGCGCCGGGCTTCAAGCGGGAAGACTATGGTCTAGAACATGTTGCGCGCATCGAGATTTACCGGGGCTTCATTTTCGCCAGTCTCAACCCCGAGGTCGTTCCTCTTGAGGACTATCTCGCGGGCGCGAAGACATTCATCGATCTCATGGTTGATCAGTCGGTCGAAGAGAAGCTCGAAGTTCTTCCAGGCGCTACGCGCTACCGCTATCGAGGGAACTGGAAGCTGCAGGTCGAAAATGGCCTCGACGGCTATCATATCGGCACGGTGCACGCGAATTACTTCATGACGGTCGCACGCCGGGTCGACGGGACATCGAAGAACGATACCAGGGCGTTCGATTTCGGTCGCTGGGCTCAGCTCGAGGGCGGCTCTTTCTCCTTCGACAACGGCCATTGCGTGCTCTGGAATGACTATGCAAACTATCAGGACCGGCCGAATTACGAAATCCTGGACTGGTTGAAGCGCGAGCGCGGCGAAGAGCGCGCTACCTGGATGAACGGCCGGATACGCAATCTGGAGCTGTTCCCTAACGTCTTCCTCATGGACCAGACGAGCACCCAGATCCGTATCATCCGGCCCATCTCGGTGGATGAGACCGAGGTGACAACCTACTGCATAGCTCCGGTGGGTGAGAGTGACGACGCCCGCGCCTTGCGCATCCGCCAGTATGAAGATTTCTTCAATGCAAGCGGCATGGCTACGCCGGACGACCTGACCGAGTTCAACAATTGCCAGGTCGGTTTCGGTGGCGGGGCTGGCCGGATGAACGACATGTCGCGGGGATCGACACGGTGGGTGCAAGGCGTCAGCAGCCACGGCGAAGCCCTGGGCGTCGACGCCATCCTTAGCGGCACGGCGGTGGCCGACGAGGGGCTTTACGTCGCGATCCACGACGAATGGATATTGCGCATGCGCGGAGCCATTGCGAGCGAAGAGGCCGAGCGCGCGTTACCCCCGAAGCCGGAGATGGCGAAATGA
- a CDS encoding PdxA family protein, which translates to MVGEPAGIGPEVTVRAWASGRVHEVSVPLLVGSAASVERALDLTKVSARLRVMRSLEPLSDDPAVIDILDTGALDDRALPFAKDTLESGIATAKWLAELDALARDGVFAGTVMGPISTGSLKLAGKLDMVISPTPGESYLLLLTGPLRVAHLTDHMSIRAVCDLITPELIDTALQQIDAALRSWGVANPRIVVAGLNPHAIGDEEDRAIGPGVARARARGINVDGPSAPDTVFRQCIEGRYDLVLAMFHDQGHIAVKTWGFSGNCVIMMGPPYLHMSVAHGTAYDIVGTGKADPSMMLSAMRTCGVLTAGKGFSEVDR; encoded by the coding sequence ATGGTCGGCGAGCCGGCAGGCATCGGACCCGAGGTTACCGTTCGCGCCTGGGCGTCAGGCCGCGTGCATGAGGTGTCGGTTCCCCTATTAGTGGGGTCGGCGGCCTCGGTCGAACGAGCGCTTGACCTGACTAAAGTGTCGGCCCGCCTGCGTGTCATGCGTTCGCTCGAGCCGCTCAGCGACGACCCGGCAGTCATCGATATCCTGGATACAGGTGCGCTGGACGACCGCGCGCTCCCCTTCGCGAAAGATACGCTCGAATCGGGCATTGCGACCGCCAAGTGGCTAGCCGAACTCGATGCGCTCGCGCGCGACGGGGTCTTCGCCGGCACAGTGATGGGTCCGATCAGCACCGGATCGCTTAAACTGGCGGGAAAGCTGGATATGGTGATCAGCCCGACGCCGGGCGAGAGTTATCTGCTCCTCCTCACCGGACCGCTCCGTGTCGCCCACCTCACCGATCATATGTCGATTCGGGCGGTCTGCGACCTCATCACGCCCGAGTTGATCGATACCGCCCTACAGCAAATCGACGCGGCGCTTCGAAGCTGGGGCGTCGCCAACCCCAGGATCGTGGTCGCGGGTCTCAATCCTCATGCCATCGGCGATGAGGAAGATCGTGCCATCGGTCCTGGAGTCGCGCGCGCGCGCGCGCGCGGCATCAATGTCGATGGACCATCCGCGCCCGATACCGTCTTTCGCCAATGTATCGAAGGCCGATACGATCTCGTGCTAGCGATGTTTCACGACCAAGGCCACATAGCCGTCAAGACATGGGGATTCTCGGGAAACTGCGTGATCATGATGGGGCCACCCTATCTCCATATGTCGGTCGCACACGGCACGGCATATGACATTGTGGGAACGGGCAAAGCCGATCCATCGATGATGCTGAGTGCCATGCGGACTTGTGGGGTGCTGACCGCCGGAAAGGGCTTTTCCGAGGTGGATCGCTGA
- a CDS encoding TonB-dependent receptor: MDMRTNSYNSGRALASGIALFALAWSAAGQAQDTAPAAEPEPEAQSSSGISDIIVTATRREERLQDVAVAVTAITGDSLSAADVSTVRSLTQVVPGFIGSRNMGVFQPVIRGVGSTGISIGDEPNIATYVDGVYQPESAANWIDLVEVERVEVLRGPQGTTFGRNATGGLINVITPDPSFDLRGKASLRYGRMRRDAGDYDARFYITGGLSDKLAADFAALYRKNDGYIDDLVRGGTLGDQQVINFRSKLLWQPSDNAKVILTGEFFDQNSTTNSPQPVNGNTAGRRFPGVILPTDAWQASLTSIPTLDLRRWSAALHVKLEFDGFNLEATSGFMNLRWYQETDSDASNIFLGNFPATFATESGSQEIKFTSADPGRFQWLLGGYFYQFGGHTELDLVTSPGPGIPPTTLNLDPALSGRSFAGFAEGTYEIVDDLFITVGARYTTERRTFEQVVNGNLVVPKTAKSFNKFNYRGAVRYQFAPDGSIYASYGTAFKSGVYNMAGTSPNPVNPENIKAWEAGIKVDPFNWLRTNLAVYHYTYDDLQVQAKDASGPSYVLQNAASAKIYGGEFEAIIQPIDDLNIRGSAAYSHARYRDFPLAQSFFPRPDGGNTVAPADASGNVMTRAPKWTFNLGVDWGHEFDAGRLGVSVNTFYSTRLYYDFQNIFSQPSYTLTNASISFAPTGDRWKFSLWATNLTNEKVFQTIRVGAQATDGFYEQPRKVGVSAELRF; encoded by the coding sequence ATGGACATGAGGACCAACAGTTATAATAGCGGGCGCGCCCTCGCGAGCGGCATCGCACTTTTCGCACTGGCCTGGAGCGCGGCCGGCCAAGCCCAGGATACGGCCCCGGCTGCCGAACCCGAGCCCGAGGCGCAGTCGAGTTCGGGTATCTCCGACATCATCGTGACGGCCACGCGCCGCGAGGAGCGTCTGCAGGACGTTGCTGTCGCCGTGACCGCGATCACCGGCGATTCGCTCTCGGCGGCAGATGTTTCGACGGTGCGCTCGTTGACCCAGGTGGTTCCCGGATTCATCGGGAGCCGCAACATGGGTGTCTTCCAGCCCGTCATTCGCGGCGTCGGGTCGACCGGCATCTCGATCGGCGACGAGCCAAACATCGCCACCTATGTCGATGGTGTCTACCAGCCAGAGTCGGCCGCCAACTGGATCGATCTCGTCGAAGTCGAGCGCGTGGAAGTGCTGCGCGGACCGCAAGGCACGACATTTGGCCGCAACGCCACCGGCGGCCTGATCAACGTGATTACCCCCGACCCCAGTTTTGACCTGCGCGGCAAGGCGTCGCTGCGTTACGGCCGCATGCGGAGGGACGCGGGCGATTATGATGCCCGCTTCTATATCACCGGCGGCCTTAGCGATAAATTGGCTGCCGATTTTGCCGCCCTCTATCGCAAGAACGACGGCTATATCGACGATCTGGTGCGCGGCGGCACGCTCGGCGACCAGCAAGTGATCAACTTTCGCAGCAAGCTGCTGTGGCAGCCTTCCGACAATGCCAAGGTCATCCTGACCGGCGAATTCTTCGACCAGAACAGCACGACCAATTCGCCCCAGCCGGTCAATGGGAATACGGCCGGCCGTCGCTTCCCGGGCGTTATACTTCCGACCGACGCTTGGCAGGCGTCACTGACCAGCATTCCTACGCTGGACTTACGGCGCTGGAGTGCGGCGCTGCATGTAAAACTCGAGTTCGACGGCTTCAACCTCGAGGCGACGAGCGGCTTCATGAATCTGCGCTGGTACCAGGAAACCGATTCGGACGCCTCGAACATCTTCCTCGGTAATTTCCCTGCAACATTTGCGACGGAATCGGGGAGCCAGGAAATCAAGTTCACGTCTGCCGACCCCGGCCGATTCCAGTGGCTCCTGGGCGGCTATTTCTACCAGTTCGGCGGTCATACTGAGTTGGATCTCGTCACGTCGCCGGGGCCTGGAATCCCTCCGACCACCCTCAACCTTGATCCCGCACTATCGGGTCGCTCGTTCGCGGGCTTTGCCGAAGGAACCTACGAGATCGTCGACGACCTGTTCATCACTGTCGGCGCGCGGTACACCACCGAGCGGCGGACCTTCGAACAGGTCGTTAATGGAAATCTGGTCGTTCCGAAGACCGCCAAGTCGTTCAACAAGTTCAACTATCGCGGCGCAGTCCGGTACCAGTTCGCACCCGACGGAAGCATTTATGCAAGCTATGGCACCGCATTCAAAAGCGGCGTCTACAATATGGCGGGCACATCGCCGAATCCGGTCAATCCCGAGAACATCAAGGCATGGGAGGCCGGCATCAAGGTCGACCCCTTCAATTGGCTCCGCACGAACCTCGCCGTTTATCACTATACGTACGACGATCTGCAAGTTCAGGCCAAAGACGCGTCGGGTCCGAGCTACGTCCTGCAGAACGCAGCGAGCGCCAAAATCTATGGCGGCGAGTTCGAGGCGATTATCCAACCGATTGACGATCTCAACATCCGCGGCTCGGCGGCCTACAGCCACGCGCGCTATCGTGATTTTCCGCTCGCGCAGAGCTTTTTCCCGCGCCCCGACGGAGGCAACACTGTTGCCCCGGCGGACGCGTCGGGTAACGTGATGACCCGCGCCCCGAAGTGGACGTTCAACCTGGGGGTCGATTGGGGCCATGAGTTCGATGCAGGGCGCCTTGGGGTCTCGGTCAACACCTTCTACTCGACCCGGCTCTATTATGACTTCCAGAATATTTTCTCCCAGCCGAGCTATACCCTTACCAATGCGTCGATATCCTTTGCCCCAACCGGTGATCGCTGGAAATTCAGCCTCTGGGCGACCAACCTCACCAACGAAAAGGTCTTCCAGACCATTCGTGTCGGGGCGCAGGCAACTGACGGCTTTTACGAACAGCCAAGAAAAGTGGGCGTCAGCGCCGAACTCCGGTTCTGA